The Nocardioides ochotonae genome segment CTGAGCGTCGTACCGACCAGATCAACCTGAGCCCGGTGGCGGCGGCCAAGGTGAAGAGCCTCCTGGCCCAGGAGGGCCGCGAGGACCTCCAGCTGCGGATCTCCGTGCAGCCCGGTGGCTGCTCGGGCCTGCGCTACCAGCTCTTCTTCGACGAGCGCACCCTCGACGGTGACGTCGTCACCGACTTCGACGGTGTGGCCGTCGTCGTCGACCGGATGAGCGTTCCCTACCTCAACGGCGCGATGATCGACTTCGTCGACAGCATCGAGAAGCAGGGCTTCACCATCGACAACCCCAACGCGACCGGCTCCTGCGCCTGCGGCGACTCCTTCCACTGAGTCGCCACTGACGCTGGATCGACCGGCCCGCACGACGGGCCGCTCGACCCGGACACCTTCGACAGCCCCCGCCGTTCGGCGGGGGCTGTCGTCGTATGTCGAGAGTTCCGCTCGTCGGCCGGGCGCCGGTCGCGCGCGCTGAGCTGCGGCCCGGGAACGTCCACGAGCCGGGTGGTGCCGTGGTCCTTGATCAGGTGCAGGCCGTGGGGACATCGCCAGAGGTACGTCGCGGCGTCGGTCTTGTCACAGGTCCGGCACGGACCGCGTCGAGGGGGTCGACTTCGCGCCGTGGCTGCCGGTGCCCTCGATCGCCCAGGCCCGCAACGGGGTGTGGCGATCAGCGACCTCGACCAGCTCGGCATACCCGGCGCCATCGGCGGCGACGGTGAGTTCCTCCAGCACCCCACTGCGGGCTGCAAAGGAAGGCTCACAGTCTCGACAGAGCTCGACCACCGGACCGCAACCCGGCCGTGATGCGGCAACAGCCCCCGCCGTACGGCGGGGGCTGTTGTCGTCGGCGGCGACGGGAGGGGGGAGGTGCCACCGACGCGAGAGCCGGGTGTAGGGGCTCTCGCTCATCCGGGCCGCTCGGCGTGCGTGCGGACCGGAAGACGTCCTCAGTCGAGGTGCAGGTGCAGCGCGTTGGCGAGGCGCTGCGCGGCGGCGGAGACCTCGATGGTGCGCTTGGGCTGCTCGCCGGGGTAGTCGGCGAACAGGATGCTCGGTGCGGGGCGGACGGCCGCGCGGGCGGCACGCTCCAGGTCGCGGCCGCGGGCGCCTGCAGGGAGGTTCGCGGAGGCGGCGCGGCAGTCGGCGTGCATCTCCTGGAGGGTGCTCAGCTCGTCGTAGACAGGGCGCGCGGCAGGCGGGAGGGCGGTCATGTGCTCGACGCTAGGGGCTACCGCGGGGTAGGCACAGCGGTACCGACCGGTAGTCTCCGGTGCCATGTCTCTGCTGATCGCCGGATCGATCGCCACCGACCACCTGATGTCGTTCGGAGGGCGCTTCGAGGACTCCCTCGTCGTGGAGCAGCTGAGCAAGCTGTCCGTGTCCTTCCTCGTCGACGACCTCGAGATCCGCCGCGGCGGTGTGGCGCCCAACATCTGCTTCGGTCTGGCGGGTCTCGGGCTGCGCCCGGTGCTCGTCGGCGCGGCCGGCGAGGACTTCGCGGACTACCGCTCCTGGCTGGAGCGCCACGGCGTGGACTGCTCGCACGTCCGCATCTCCGAGAGCAAGCACACCGCCCGCTTCGTGTGCACCACCGACACCACGATGGCGCAGTTCGCCTCCTTCTACCCGGGCGCGATGAGCGAGGCCCGGCTGATCGAGCTCGAGCCGATCGTGGAGCGTGTCGGCACCCCGACCTACGTGCTGATCGGTGCCGACGACCCCGACGGCATGCTGCGCCACACCGAGGAGTGCCGCCAGCGCGGCTACCCGTTCATCGCCGACCCCAGCCAGCAGCTGGCCTTCGGCGAGGGCGACCTGATCCGCCAGCTCGTCGACGGCGCCGCGATCCTGCTCACCAACGAGTACGAGTCGCACCTGATCGAGCAGAAGACCGGCTGGTCGGCCGACGACGTGCTGGCCCGAGTCGGCATCCAGGTCACCACCCTCGGCAAGGACGGCGTGCGCGTGCTGCGCAAGGGCGAGGAGCCGATCGTGGTCCCCGCGGCCCGCAACGTCACCGCCGTCGAGCCGACCGGCGTCGGCGACGGCTTCCGGGCCGGCTTCCTGGCCGCCTCCGAGTGGGGCCTCGGCCTCGAGCGGGCCGCCCAGGTCGGCTGCGTCCTGGCCGCCTACGTGGTCGAGACCGTCGGCACCCAGGAGTACACGTTCACCCGGCCGGAGTTCCTGGCCCGCTTCGAGGACTCCTACGGCCCGGACGCGGCCGCCGAGGTCGCCCCGCACCTCGCTGTCTGAACCTCTTCGTCTGGGGAGGAGCGGGGGAGCGCGGCTCAGCTGAGGCGGCGTACGACGTAGCGCGGTACGCCGTCCGGCGCGACGTCCTCCCCGACGTACTCCTGCCCGCGCATGCGGCACCAGGCCGGTACGTCGTGGCGTGCGGCGACGTCGTCGGCGAGGACCGCCACGAGCGCGCCCACCTCGACCTCGCCGAACCGCCGACCCAGGGCGATCACCGGCAGCGGGCACAGCTGCCCGCGGCAGTCCAGCTCGAGGTCCACCGGGCCGAGTCCCTCGGGTGCGCTCACAGCCCCGCCTCGGCCCGGATGTCGGCGACGACGCCGGGCAGCACGGCGAGGAACCGCTCGACGTCGGTCTCGTCGGCGTCCCGGGTGAGCGAGAGCCGCACGTTGCCGTGGGTGAGCGCGCCCATCGCGGCCAGCACGTGGCTGGGCTCGAGGCTCGAGGACGTGCACGCCGAGCCGCTCGCGACCGCGAAGCCGTGCCGCGCCAGGGCGTGGACGAGCGCCTCGCCGTCCACGTAGAGGCAGCTGAAGGTCACCACGTGCGGGAGCCGGTCGTCGGGGTGGCCCACCACCTCGACGTCGGGCACGGCCCGGACGCCGTGGCGGACCCGGTCGACCAGCGCGCGCTGGCGCTCCCCGACCTCGGCGCGCTCCTCGACCACCGCGCGCAGCGCGGCGGCGGCGGCCAGCGCCGCGGGGACGTTCTCGAACCCGGCGGTGCGCTCGTCGACCCGGTCGTCGCAGGGGAAGGGGTTGCGCCACCGCGCGCCCTTGCGCACCAGCAGCAGGCCGACGCCGGCCGGTCCGCCCCACTTGTGCGCCGAGGCGGCCGCCGCGGACCAGCCCTCCGGCAGGGGGAGGCGCCCGGCGGAGGCGCAGGCGTCGACCAGCAGCGGCACCTCGCCGATCCGGGCGGCGACCTCGGCGACCGGCTGGCAGGTTCCGACCTCGTGGTTCGCCGATTGCAGCGCGGCGACGGCGACACCCGGCTCCGCGCAGGCCGCCGCGAAGTCCTCCACCGAGACCCGCCCGTCCCGGTCGACCGGGACCGCGAGGTGGTCGCCGCCGGCCCAGGCGGCCGCGTGCAGCACGGTGGAGTGCTCGACGGCGCTGTGGACGAGCCGCTCGCCCACCCGCCGGCGCCCCCGCAGCAGCCCGAGCAGGCCGCGGTGCACGGCCTCGGTGCCGGAGCCGGTGAAGGAGACCTCGTCGGGGCGGACGCCCAGGCACCCCGCGACGACCTCGCGGGCGTTGTCGAGCATCAGGCGCGCCCCGCGGGCGGGGGCGTGCAGGCGCCGCGGGTCGGCGTACCCCTGGTCGAGCGCGGCGAGGAGCACCTCACGCGCCGCCGGGTGCAGGGGTTCGGAGGACACGGCGTCGAAGTACCGGGCCGGGGGCTGGGGCGGGGAGGGGGGCCTCCCAGCGTCGTTTGTCACACCGGGAACCTACCGGGCGACCCGCCCCCGACCAGCCGGTCCGGTCGCGATAGTGTGCGACGTATTCACGACCACCCGAGAGGAAGGCTCAGACGTTGAGTCTGCAACTCCCCAGGCGCAGGGCCGGATCCGGCGCTCGCCGGGTCCTCCTGCCAGCTGCCCTGGCTGCCAGCACGCTCGCTCTCGCCGGCTGCTCTGTCGACGAGGGCGCCATCAAGCGGATCGCCATGCCCGACCCCGCCACCACCCAGGGTGAGCACACCCTCGACCTGTGGCAGGGCGCTTGGATCGCCGCGCTCGCCACGGGCGTGCTCGTGTGGGGCCTGATCTTCTACGTGATCTGGCGCTACCGCCGACGCCACGCAGATGAGGTCCCGATCCAGACGCGCTACAACCTGCCGCTGGAGATCTTCTACACGATCGCGCCGATCATGATGGTGGTTGTGTTCTTCGCGCACACCGTCCGCACGCAGAACGCGGTCCTCGAGGAGAGCCCCACCCCCGACAACATCGTCGAGGTCACCGCTCAGCAGTGGTCCTGGACCTTCAACCACGGTGTCGGCGAGCCCGACTACGCCGCGGAGGAGGACTCCAACGACGACGAGTGGGCCTACGACGAGTACGTCTGGGAGCTGGGCACGGGTTCCTACATCCCGACCCTCGTCCTGCCGGTCGGCGAGACCACGCGGTTCAACCTGCACTCGCCCGACGTCATCCACAGCTTCGGCATCCCCGGCTTCCTGATGAAGATGGACGTCATCCCCGGCCGGGTGAACCACTTCGAGGTCACCCCGAAGACCGAGGGCACGTACGTCGGCAAGTGCTACGAGCTCTGCGGCGTGTACCACTCGCGGATGCTCTTCAACGTCGAGGTCGTCAGCCCCGAGCAGTACGACGAGTACGTGGCCGACCTGGCCGCGGACAAGACGAGCCCTGGCCCCCTGCGGGGCCAGGAGGACGCTCGCACGCAGGCTGGCCTTGCGGGCGAAGACGAGTCTGAGGGAGACACGGAGTGACCGCGACCGTTGCACGGGCCATCGACGTCGAGCCGGCCCGCAAGCCGCTCGGTCGTGAGCTCGTCCGCATCATGACGACCACCGATCACAAGCTGATCGGCAAGATGTACCTGATCACCTCGTTCGTGTGGTTCTGCGTCGGCGGCCTGATGGCGCTGCTGATCCGCTCCGAGCTGACCTTCCCGGGCCAGCAGGTCGTGAACGACGAGCTGTACAACCAGCTGTTCACGATGCACGGCACGATCATGCTGCTGCTGTTCGCGACGCCGCTGTTCTTCGGCTTCGCCAACGTGATGATGCCGATCCAGATCGGCGCACCCGATGTGGCGTTCCCCCGTCTGAACATGCTCAGCTACTGGCTGTTCCTGTTCGGCGGCCTCATCGCCGCCTCCGGCTTCCTCACCCCGCAGGGTGCGGCCGACTTCGGCTGGTTCGCCTACACGCCGCTGTCGGACGCGGTCCGCTCGCCGGGTGTGGGCGGTGACCTGTGGATCATGGGTCTCTACATCGCCGGTATCGGCACGATCCTCGGTGCGGTCAACTTCATCACCACGATCATCTGCATGCGTGCCCCCGGCATGACCATGTTCCGGATGCCGCTGTTCACCTGGAACACCCTGATCACCAGCCTGCTGGTGCTGCTCGCCTTCCCGATCCTCGGTGGCGCTCTGCTCTCCCTGGAGGCCGACCGCCTGCTCGGGGCGCACATCTTCGACACCGCCCACGGCGGGCCGATCCTGTGGCAGCACCTGTTCTGGTTCTTCGGCCACCCGGAGGTCTACATCATCGCGCTGCCGTTCTTCGGCATCGCGACGGAGATCCTGCCGGTGTTCAGCCGCAAGCCGATCTTCGGCTACGTCGGCCTGGTCGGCGCGACCCTCGGCATCGCGATCCTCTCGGTCGCGGTGTGGGCGCACCACATGTTCGTCACCGGCGCGGTCGACCTGCCGTTCTTCTCCGGCATGACGTTCTTGATCGCGGTGCCAACCGGAGTGAAGTTCTTCAACTGGATCGGCACGATGTGGGGCGGATCGGTGTCCTT includes the following:
- the erpA gene encoding iron-sulfur cluster insertion protein ErpA — encoded protein: MTEQVDTTTERRTDQINLSPVAAAKVKSLLAQEGREDLQLRISVQPGGCSGLRYQLFFDERTLDGDVVTDFDGVAVVVDRMSVPYLNGAMIDFVDSIEKQGFTIDNPNATGSCACGDSFH
- a CDS encoding carbohydrate kinase family protein; the encoded protein is MSLLIAGSIATDHLMSFGGRFEDSLVVEQLSKLSVSFLVDDLEIRRGGVAPNICFGLAGLGLRPVLVGAAGEDFADYRSWLERHGVDCSHVRISESKHTARFVCTTDTTMAQFASFYPGAMSEARLIELEPIVERVGTPTYVLIGADDPDGMLRHTEECRQRGYPFIADPSQQLAFGEGDLIRQLVDGAAILLTNEYESHLIEQKTGWSADDVLARVGIQVTTLGKDGVRVLRKGEEPIVVPAARNVTAVEPTGVGDGFRAGFLAASEWGLGLERAAQVGCVLAAYVVETVGTQEYTFTRPEFLARFEDSYGPDAAAEVAPHLAV
- a CDS encoding sulfurtransferase TusA family protein, giving the protein MSAPEGLGPVDLELDCRGQLCPLPVIALGRRFGEVEVGALVAVLADDVAARHDVPAWCRMRGQEYVGEDVAPDGVPRYVVRRLS
- a CDS encoding cysteine desulfurase family protein gives rise to the protein MSSEPLHPAAREVLLAALDQGYADPRRLHAPARGARLMLDNAREVVAGCLGVRPDEVSFTGSGTEAVHRGLLGLLRGRRRVGERLVHSAVEHSTVLHAAAWAGGDHLAVPVDRDGRVSVEDFAAACAEPGVAVAALQSANHEVGTCQPVAEVAARIGEVPLLVDACASAGRLPLPEGWSAAAASAHKWGGPAGVGLLLVRKGARWRNPFPCDDRVDERTAGFENVPAALAAAAALRAVVEERAEVGERQRALVDRVRHGVRAVPDVEVVGHPDDRLPHVVTFSCLYVDGEALVHALARHGFAVASGSACTSSSLEPSHVLAAMGALTHGNVRLSLTRDADETDVERFLAVLPGVVADIRAEAGL
- the ctaC gene encoding aa3-type cytochrome oxidase subunit II, encoding MSLQLPRRRAGSGARRVLLPAALAASTLALAGCSVDEGAIKRIAMPDPATTQGEHTLDLWQGAWIAALATGVLVWGLIFYVIWRYRRRHADEVPIQTRYNLPLEIFYTIAPIMMVVVFFAHTVRTQNAVLEESPTPDNIVEVTAQQWSWTFNHGVGEPDYAAEEDSNDDEWAYDEYVWELGTGSYIPTLVLPVGETTRFNLHSPDVIHSFGIPGFLMKMDVIPGRVNHFEVTPKTEGTYVGKCYELCGVYHSRMLFNVEVVSPEQYDEYVADLAADKTSPGPLRGQEDARTQAGLAGEDESEGDTE
- the ctaD gene encoding aa3-type cytochrome oxidase subunit I — its product is MTATVARAIDVEPARKPLGRELVRIMTTTDHKLIGKMYLITSFVWFCVGGLMALLIRSELTFPGQQVVNDELYNQLFTMHGTIMLLLFATPLFFGFANVMMPIQIGAPDVAFPRLNMLSYWLFLFGGLIAASGFLTPQGAADFGWFAYTPLSDAVRSPGVGGDLWIMGLYIAGIGTILGAVNFITTIICMRAPGMTMFRMPLFTWNTLITSLLVLLAFPILGGALLSLEADRLLGAHIFDTAHGGPILWQHLFWFFGHPEVYIIALPFFGIATEILPVFSRKPIFGYVGLVGATLGIAILSVAVWAHHMFVTGAVDLPFFSGMTFLIAVPTGVKFFNWIGTMWGGSVSFETPMLWTIGFLTTFLFGGLTGVILASPPLDFHVSDSYFVVAHFHYVVFGTVVFAMFAGFYFWWPKFTGRMLDERLGKVHFWLLFIGFHLTFLVQHWLGVEGMPRRYADYLPEDGFTALNQVSTVGAFLLSFSMLPFFYNVYVSRRNPKIEVDDPWGWGRSLEWATSCPPPRHNFTSLPRIRSESPAFDLHHPEVAALELEENEAARDGGFADAPDMEGREQVIDQRTHETPEDKS